A single window of Rubripirellula lacrimiformis DNA harbors:
- a CDS encoding 3'-5' exoribonuclease YhaM family protein, whose product MNRIPVSDLTDGQSIEQPFRAADKQLRVNRQGGKYILMRLSDRTGVIAAMQWNADEKMFDSFDRGDYVFCRGRTQIHNGTLQLIVTDVERMDVSEVDVAQFERFDADASERLLQRLTELLGGLQNAPLRRLGEIYLADQNFVTRFQKAAAAVSNHHAYPGGLLRHTVDMMELCALIAPRYPQIDAELLMFGAFLHDLGKIEELASDGEIAYTDRGQLVGHIVIGVQMLGDKIAEYDAGGEAFPAELRLHLEHLIVSHHGQIEYGSPKLPVMLESVTLHHIDNLDAKLSTYTTVIDTDISGDSHWTNYNPSIGRKLWKKRS is encoded by the coding sequence GTGAACCGCATCCCCGTTTCCGACCTGACCGACGGCCAATCGATCGAGCAACCCTTTCGCGCAGCCGACAAACAATTGCGGGTCAATCGCCAAGGTGGCAAGTACATCCTGATGCGGCTCTCGGATCGCACCGGCGTGATCGCCGCCATGCAATGGAACGCCGATGAAAAAATGTTCGATTCGTTCGACCGTGGCGACTACGTTTTTTGCCGTGGACGAACCCAGATCCACAACGGCACGCTGCAACTGATCGTCACCGATGTCGAACGTATGGATGTGTCCGAAGTCGACGTCGCCCAGTTCGAGCGTTTCGACGCCGACGCTTCCGAACGTCTACTGCAGCGACTGACCGAACTGCTAGGCGGGCTACAGAACGCTCCGCTGCGTCGCCTGGGCGAGATCTACCTTGCCGATCAAAACTTCGTCACGCGGTTCCAGAAGGCCGCTGCTGCGGTATCCAACCACCATGCCTATCCCGGCGGACTGCTACGACACACGGTCGACATGATGGAACTGTGTGCGTTGATCGCGCCACGGTACCCTCAAATCGATGCCGAACTGCTGATGTTCGGTGCGTTCCTGCATGACCTTGGCAAAATCGAAGAATTGGCCAGCGACGGCGAGATCGCCTATACCGACCGCGGCCAACTGGTCGGACACATCGTCATCGGCGTCCAAATGCTGGGCGACAAAATCGCGGAATACGATGCCGGGGGCGAAGCCTTCCCAGCCGAACTTCGATTGCACCTGGAACACCTGATCGTCAGCCACCACGGCCAGATCGAATACGGCAGCCCCAAACTGCCTGTGATGCTGGAATCCGTCACGCTGCATCACATCGATAACCTGGACGCCAAACTGTCGACTTACACCACGGTGATCGACACCGACATTTCAGGCGACAGCCACTGGACCAACTACAACCCTTCGATCGGTCGCAAACTGTGGAAGAAACGCAGCTAG
- the trmD gene encoding tRNA (guanosine(37)-N1)-methyltransferase TrmD has translation MRFDIVTLFPALFDGYLSQGLLSKALKNELVEIHRHDLRDHAPETTHRPVDDKPFGGGPGMLIQVEPTVNCVEAVEAAVPEKARRVLLTPQGKRFDQRMAEDFANDPRLILLCGRYEGFDQRVIDIWEPEEISVGDFVLNGGEVAAMVIIDAVVRLIPGVLGDQQSNIDDSFSRGNRLLEFPQYTRPREFRGHTVPDVLTGGDHGAIAKWRAEQSRLRTQQRRSDLLPESDNQNP, from the coding sequence ATGCGATTCGATATCGTGACGCTCTTTCCGGCGTTGTTCGACGGCTACCTAAGCCAGGGATTGCTCAGCAAAGCGCTGAAGAACGAACTGGTTGAAATCCATCGGCACGATCTTCGTGATCACGCCCCCGAAACCACTCACCGACCGGTTGATGACAAACCGTTCGGCGGCGGGCCTGGGATGTTGATCCAAGTCGAACCGACGGTGAACTGTGTCGAAGCAGTCGAAGCGGCGGTCCCGGAAAAGGCAAGACGAGTCTTGTTGACGCCCCAGGGAAAACGTTTCGACCAGCGAATGGCCGAAGACTTTGCAAACGACCCACGGCTGATCTTGCTGTGCGGACGTTACGAAGGATTCGACCAGCGAGTGATCGACATTTGGGAACCCGAAGAAATCAGCGTTGGCGACTTTGTCCTAAACGGCGGCGAAGTAGCAGCGATGGTGATCATCGATGCGGTCGTCCGGTTGATTCCGGGCGTCCTAGGCGACCAGCAAAGTAACATTGACGACTCGTTCAGCCGGGGCAACCGATTGCTCGAGTTTCCGCAGTACACGCGACCGAGAGAGTTCCGCGGCCATACCGTGCCCGACGTCCTGACCGGCGGCGATCACGGGGCCATCGCCAAGTGGCGAGCAGAGCAAAGCCGATTGCGGACCCAACAACGACGCAGCGATTTGCTGCCTGAATCAGACAACCAAAACCCTTAA
- a CDS encoding S1 family peptidase codes for MSATYPVPHASNPSPILGRAILLLIGCTIAVTAHADADTYAQVVRSTAWIVTSNADNETATGTGVLVDAEKRIVLTNAHVVGDSRTAVVFFADIKDGIPNVKRKHYLDNVLTLAQPGKVVAVDRRRDLALIQLPKVPEDVTAIELADSSSKPGSTIELVGNPGNSDVMWVSTTGSVRAVYDKKFKSNHGEHDFRAVETQSPIQPGDSGGPIVNADGKLVALAQSFSPANTLISFCVDVFEIRAMLASSWKTAPIASKKLLEDAGIEHSVNATGHYQIEHKIAAETTQTVYVAKDTEYFQRADVRKVWSLVQVSKEEPTATLMNRLLRQSSVTKIGAWAIEKNSDGDFLVLYVAKLDATAPDEAIKGTIEYVARIAAAMAKELNPKASSKTSAETLASWLAQ; via the coding sequence ATGTCCGCGACCTATCCAGTGCCCCACGCATCGAACCCATCGCCAATCTTGGGCCGTGCAATCTTGTTGCTGATCGGTTGCACGATCGCCGTGACCGCTCACGCCGATGCGGATACCTATGCCCAAGTGGTTCGATCGACCGCCTGGATCGTCACCAGCAATGCGGACAACGAAACGGCTACTGGAACGGGCGTTTTGGTCGATGCCGAAAAACGAATCGTGCTGACCAACGCCCACGTCGTCGGCGACAGCCGCACCGCCGTGGTGTTCTTTGCCGACATCAAGGACGGCATTCCCAATGTCAAACGCAAACATTATCTGGACAACGTCCTAACTTTGGCTCAGCCCGGCAAGGTTGTGGCCGTGGACCGCCGCCGCGACTTGGCTCTGATTCAACTGCCCAAGGTGCCCGAAGACGTCACCGCGATCGAGCTGGCCGACAGCAGTAGCAAGCCAGGATCCACGATCGAATTGGTCGGAAACCCTGGCAATAGCGATGTGATGTGGGTTTCGACGACCGGTTCGGTGCGAGCGGTGTACGACAAGAAATTCAAGTCCAACCACGGCGAACATGACTTTCGCGCCGTCGAAACTCAAAGCCCCATTCAGCCTGGCGACAGCGGCGGCCCGATCGTGAACGCCGACGGAAAACTGGTTGCACTGGCCCAGTCGTTTTCGCCCGCCAACACGCTGATCAGCTTCTGTGTGGACGTGTTCGAAATCCGGGCGATGTTGGCCAGCAGTTGGAAGACGGCACCGATCGCCAGCAAAAAACTGTTGGAAGACGCCGGCATCGAGCACTCCGTTAACGCGACCGGTCACTACCAAATCGAGCACAAGATCGCCGCTGAAACGACTCAAACCGTCTATGTCGCCAAGGACACCGAGTACTTCCAGCGAGCCGATGTTCGCAAAGTCTGGTCGCTTGTTCAGGTCAGCAAGGAAGAACCGACGGCGACACTGATGAACCGTCTGCTGCGTCAGAGCTCGGTGACCAAGATCGGAGCCTGGGCGATCGAAAAGAACTCCGACGGTGACTTCCTGGTCTTGTATGTCGCCAAGCTGGACGCGACCGCACCGGACGAAGCGATCAAAGGCACGATCGAGTATGTGGCTCGGATCGCAGCCGCGATGGCGAAAGAACTGAACCCCAAAGCGTCTTCCAAGACATCCGCCGAAACGCTGGCGTCCTGGTTGGCTCAGTGA
- a CDS encoding type III secretion system chaperone, whose product MSLRITCLLMTSILSTVSVSAADDPLFSEIAMEAVFKKAGASVVEMATSDAVAGFDRVTGVGSLSQALESAGFDPQRKGQSVSVRVEKAGWKLPVLMDVDIQRDRIYCRMSLVTIDPDTVTDHASLLSLMAASNQAGDAHFAFDPDTKLIQLRTTFSNRGLTASKIQTRLTELAETALGQSDVWMALKPAKSKSTAAGDTKTAAESTEIAAADAKTSEDDLTPIIGRWSATVSADVSIAIDFVSGGTFQMVHVAGKQSAVSSGTVTRSGDRLVMAEKGATKMTFLIQSIETTSMELKIVDSDGKSGRLIRFQKSGS is encoded by the coding sequence ATGTCACTGCGAATCACCTGCTTGCTGATGACGTCCATCTTGTCCACCGTTTCGGTTTCCGCAGCCGATGACCCTTTGTTCTCGGAAATTGCGATGGAAGCCGTGTTTAAGAAGGCCGGTGCATCGGTGGTGGAGATGGCGACCAGTGACGCAGTTGCCGGTTTCGACCGTGTGACGGGGGTTGGATCGCTCAGCCAGGCGTTGGAATCGGCTGGATTCGATCCGCAGCGGAAGGGCCAGTCGGTGTCTGTGCGAGTCGAAAAGGCGGGCTGGAAGCTGCCTGTTTTGATGGATGTCGATATCCAACGTGATCGAATTTATTGCCGAATGTCGCTGGTCACGATCGATCCCGATACCGTCACCGATCACGCCAGCCTGCTGAGTCTGATGGCGGCCAGCAACCAGGCGGGCGATGCCCATTTCGCCTTCGATCCCGACACCAAGTTGATCCAGCTGCGGACCACCTTTTCCAACCGCGGGCTGACGGCGTCGAAAATCCAGACTCGTTTGACCGAGCTGGCCGAAACCGCTCTGGGCCAATCCGACGTCTGGATGGCACTGAAGCCGGCGAAATCGAAGTCCACGGCGGCCGGCGATACGAAAACAGCGGCGGAAAGCACGGAAATCGCCGCTGCGGACGCAAAAACCAGTGAAGACGATCTGACGCCGATCATCGGACGCTGGTCGGCCACGGTTTCGGCCGATGTCTCGATCGCGATCGACTTTGTCAGCGGCGGGACCTTCCAGATGGTGCATGTCGCGGGGAAACAGTCGGCCGTGTCCTCCGGAACCGTCACCCGCAGCGGTGACCGCTTGGTCATGGCAGAGAAGGGAGCGACCAAGATGACCTTCCTGATCCAATCGATCGAAACCACGTCGATGGAACTGAAAATTGTCGACTCGGACGGCAAATCAGGACGTTTGATCCGTTTCCAGAAATCGGGTTCGTAA
- the rplS gene encoding 50S ribosomal protein L19: MSRAIMDLVEKSSIKEDAPQFEIGDTVDVHLKILEGSKERIQVFSGVVIARSGSGSREMFAVRRIVAGEGVERKFPVHSPRIERIEVKRSGIVRRAKLYFLRDRVGKAVRLKERRRS; the protein is encoded by the coding sequence ATGTCCCGAGCTATCATGGACTTGGTCGAAAAGTCCTCGATCAAAGAAGATGCACCGCAGTTCGAAATCGGTGATACCGTTGACGTTCACTTGAAGATTCTTGAAGGCAGCAAAGAACGCATCCAAGTGTTCTCTGGCGTCGTCATCGCTCGCAGTGGCAGCGGCAGCCGCGAAATGTTCGCAGTTCGTCGGATCGTCGCCGGTGAAGGTGTGGAACGTAAGTTCCCCGTCCACAGCCCGCGGATCGAGCGGATCGAAGTCAAGCGAAGCGGTATCGTACGTCGTGCGAAACTGTACTTCCTGCGTGACCGCGTCGGGAAGGCTGTTCGTCTGAAAGAACGTCGCCGCAGCTAG
- the queC gene encoding 7-cyano-7-deazaguanine synthase QueC, giving the protein MTNSRPAVVLLSGGLDSATCLAIARDEGFTPHAISFRYGQRHQYELDRAIQLAKNLKAASHRIVDIDLSQFGGSALTDASIPVPKTDHLDNIGDDIPVTYVPARNTVFLSLALAMAETIGSRDIFIGVNALDYSGYPDCRPEFVEAFEQMANLATKASVDGAERLRIHTPLIDLTKGQIIATGIQLGVDYGQTLSCYDPGQNGTACGQCDACLLRAKGFAENSLTDPAA; this is encoded by the coding sequence ATGACAAATTCACGTCCCGCCGTTGTGCTGCTGTCCGGTGGACTCGATAGCGCCACCTGTTTGGCAATCGCACGCGACGAGGGATTCACGCCGCATGCGATCAGCTTTCGATACGGCCAGCGCCACCAGTACGAACTGGATCGCGCGATCCAGTTGGCCAAAAACCTGAAGGCCGCATCCCACCGGATCGTTGACATCGATCTGTCACAGTTCGGCGGATCGGCGCTGACCGATGCATCGATCCCGGTCCCCAAGACGGACCACCTGGATAACATCGGCGACGATATCCCGGTCACCTACGTGCCGGCTCGCAACACCGTTTTCCTGTCGCTCGCCCTGGCGATGGCCGAAACGATCGGTTCCCGCGACATCTTCATCGGCGTCAACGCACTCGATTACAGCGGCTATCCCGATTGCCGACCGGAGTTTGTGGAAGCCTTTGAACAGATGGCCAATCTGGCGACCAAGGCGTCGGTTGATGGGGCCGAACGTCTGCGAATCCACACGCCACTGATCGATCTGACCAAAGGACAAATCATCGCGACCGGCATCCAACTGGGCGTTGATTACGGACAAACGTTGTCGTGCTATGACCCGGGGCAAAACGGCACCGCGTGTGGCCAGTGCGACGCCTGCCTGCTGCGTGCCAAGGGATTCGCAGAAAACAGCTTGACGGATCCTGCTGCCTAA
- the rpsP gene encoding 30S ribosomal protein S16, whose protein sequence is MDQRSPRDGRVIEELGTYDPMCPETDARVTLKGERVDYWLGVGAQPSEKVGVLIKKFGTNGSHLEAQKAAVERLGRRKEYTPAPPEPVKAKKEEPKAEAPAEEAAAPAADAAATEEAASE, encoded by the coding sequence ATGGATCAACGCAGCCCCCGCGACGGTCGTGTGATCGAAGAATTGGGCACCTACGACCCGATGTGCCCCGAAACGGATGCTCGCGTCACGCTGAAGGGTGAACGAGTCGACTACTGGTTGGGTGTCGGTGCACAGCCTAGCGAAAAAGTTGGCGTGTTGATCAAGAAGTTCGGTACTAACGGAAGTCACCTGGAGGCCCAAAAGGCCGCCGTGGAACGCTTGGGCCGCCGCAAGGAATACACTCCTGCACCGCCCGAGCCTGTGAAGGCCAAGAAGGAAGAGCCAAAGGCGGAAGCACCAGCCGAAGAAGCCGCCGCGCCGGCTGCCGACGCTGCTGCGACCGAAGAAGCTGCTTCCGAGTAA
- a CDS encoding YraN family protein, with the protein MRILCQRYIDLRYGAIDLAAPVGRRGEQAAARLLRQKGLVVVAESESDKGGEIDLIAIDQRQKLIVFVEVKTHSTRKPGHPAQRVDAEKQGRVSRAALRYLKRKKLLGVTARFDVVAVWWHGDGPTPDRIEHYESAFEASGDYQMF; encoded by the coding sequence GTGCGAATTCTTTGTCAGCGTTATATCGACCTGCGTTATGGTGCGATCGATCTGGCCGCGCCGGTGGGGCGTCGCGGCGAACAGGCGGCAGCCAGGTTGCTGCGCCAGAAAGGCTTGGTCGTGGTCGCCGAGAGCGAATCGGACAAGGGTGGTGAAATCGATTTGATCGCGATCGATCAACGACAAAAGTTGATCGTGTTCGTCGAAGTCAAAACTCATTCAACTCGCAAGCCCGGGCATCCGGCGCAGCGGGTGGATGCCGAAAAGCAGGGCAGGGTATCGCGGGCTGCGCTGCGGTACCTGAAACGCAAGAAACTGCTCGGTGTGACCGCCCGTTTTGACGTTGTGGCCGTTTGGTGGCACGGGGACGGCCCGACGCCGGACCGAATCGAACACTATGAATCGGCGTTCGAAGCCAGTGGGGACTACCAAATGTTTTAG
- a CDS encoding DUF420 domain-containing protein, giving the protein MSWQFLADNLPHATAALNATAAVLLALGLINIKKGRARVHKKYMLAALGVSALFLLLYLFHKVALFQATGEPNKRFATDPAIASDAARYTYYGILGTHLVLAITVPFLAIRAVYLAKVGRIVAHKKLVRYAFPIWMYVSITGVMVYAMLYQLYPS; this is encoded by the coding sequence ATGAGCTGGCAATTTTTGGCGGACAATCTTCCTCATGCAACCGCAGCGCTCAACGCGACCGCGGCAGTGCTGTTGGCCCTGGGCTTGATCAACATCAAGAAGGGCAGGGCACGCGTCCACAAAAAATACATGTTGGCCGCCCTGGGTGTCAGCGCGTTATTTCTGTTGTTGTACCTGTTCCATAAAGTGGCCCTTTTCCAGGCCACGGGCGAGCCGAATAAGCGGTTCGCGACGGATCCCGCAATCGCCTCGGATGCCGCTCGGTATACCTATTACGGCATCCTGGGGACTCACCTGGTGCTAGCGATCACGGTGCCATTCTTGGCCATTCGGGCGGTCTACCTCGCCAAAGTAGGCCGGATCGTAGCGCACAAGAAACTGGTGCGGTATGCCTTCCCGATCTGGATGTACGTCTCGATCACCGGCGTGATGGTGTACGCGATGCTGTACCAGCTTTACCCCAGCTAG
- a CDS encoding SCO family protein, with the protein MKTLINIVIILLVGVGLGLAIRSYRTPASSDGPGPDDVVFTDDGEPAESPDEIENSTPTKPPEDEEWLSRFELTERSGKLVKSEELAGQPYVVSFFFSTCPSICIQQNQVIKELQDEFAGQGVRFVAISVDPETDTPEVLQEYAARFGADDQQWLFMTGDLTYIRRIGAEIFRQPVNKQFHTERFVLVDPSGEIEGFYNWPEKKQLSALKDKIREMITAKDS; encoded by the coding sequence ATGAAGACACTGATAAACATCGTGATCATCCTGTTGGTCGGCGTGGGGCTCGGGTTGGCGATCCGCTCCTATCGCACACCAGCAAGTTCGGATGGTCCGGGCCCGGACGACGTTGTGTTCACCGACGACGGCGAGCCAGCCGAATCGCCTGACGAGATCGAAAATTCGACGCCGACCAAGCCGCCCGAAGACGAGGAATGGCTGAGCCGTTTCGAGTTGACCGAGCGCAGTGGCAAACTGGTCAAGAGCGAAGAACTGGCTGGACAGCCTTACGTGGTCAGTTTCTTTTTCAGCACCTGTCCTAGCATCTGCATCCAACAGAACCAGGTGATCAAGGAATTGCAGGACGAGTTTGCAGGGCAGGGGGTTCGGTTCGTCGCCATTTCGGTGGATCCAGAGACCGACACTCCGGAAGTTCTGCAAGAGTACGCAGCCCGATTCGGCGCGGACGACCAGCAGTGGCTATTTATGACTGGCGACCTGACCTATATTCGCCGCATCGGTGCCGAGATTTTTCGGCAGCCGGTGAACAAGCAGTTCCACACCGAACGGTTCGTGTTGGTGGACCCCAGCGGCGAGATCGAAGGCTTTTACAACTGGCCCGAGAAGAAGCAATTGTCGGCGCTGAAAGATAAAATCCGAGAAATGATCACGGCCAAGGATTCTTGA
- a CDS encoding ABC transporter permease — MTATNTTTADGVGAAWMLARREWIRFFRQRNRVTAAILQPLLFWLLFGTGLKGSFSGAGELDFMQFFLPGTVGLIVLFTAIFATISVIEDRREGFMQSVLVAPVGRLPVLVGKVVGGSAIAWVQAVAFLILVYAVGTVSLHVGVLALLVLLAVVAVAMCSLGMIVAWPMESTQGFHAIMMLGLMPMWLLSGSFFPIPPLGQGAGVGQWLLGGIMRVNPLSYSMVEMRRLMFPQVDFAAVGFAPSSAVCWAVTISMALGTTLIAWWLMRGSRKVDVIV; from the coding sequence ATGACTGCCACCAACACGACCACTGCCGATGGCGTCGGGGCTGCCTGGATGTTGGCACGCCGCGAATGGATTCGTTTTTTTCGCCAACGCAATCGCGTGACGGCGGCGATCCTGCAGCCGTTGTTGTTTTGGTTGCTGTTCGGCACAGGGCTGAAGGGATCGTTTTCCGGTGCCGGTGAACTGGATTTCATGCAGTTCTTTCTACCTGGCACGGTCGGGTTGATCGTGTTGTTCACCGCGATCTTCGCCACCATTTCGGTGATCGAAGACCGCCGCGAAGGGTTCATGCAGTCGGTATTGGTCGCGCCTGTGGGGCGATTGCCCGTGTTGGTCGGCAAGGTCGTCGGCGGATCGGCGATCGCGTGGGTCCAGGCGGTCGCGTTCTTGATTTTGGTATATGCGGTCGGCACCGTTTCGCTGCATGTCGGTGTGCTGGCATTGTTGGTGTTGTTGGCGGTCGTTGCCGTGGCGATGTGTTCGTTGGGGATGATCGTCGCTTGGCCGATGGAGAGCACGCAGGGGTTCCACGCGATCATGATGTTGGGGCTGATGCCGATGTGGTTGCTAAGCGGATCGTTCTTTCCGATTCCTCCGCTGGGCCAAGGGGCCGGTGTGGGGCAATGGCTGTTGGGTGGTATCATGCGAGTGAACCCACTGAGCTATTCGATGGTCGAAATGCGTCGTCTTATGTTTCCGCAAGTGGATTTTGCGGCGGTTGGATTTGCACCGTCTTCGGCGGTGTGTTGGGCCGTGACAATTTCGATGGCGCTGGGGACGACCCTGATCGCTTGGTGGTTGATGCGTGGCAGTCGAAAAGTGGACGTGATCGTTTAG
- the ffh gene encoding signal recognition particle protein codes for MFESLSDGLQSAFKSLSGKGKLTEGNMRDGLEIVKRSMLEADVSYGVVEDFMAQVSERALGKRVLLSLRPHEELVNIVHSELISILGPVDPSLHLKKEGPTIIMLCGLQGSGKTTTCGKLSQLLKEEDITPLLVAADLQRPAAIDQLHVIGDQLGVPVFSDKGNQDPVKVCKAGVDKAIKDGNRVVILDTAGRLAIDEELMAELKRIDKKVSPDQVYLVVDGMTGQDAVNSAGAFNEALELDGVIMTKLDGDARGGALLSVKHVTGVPIKFIGTGEHFDALEPFRPEGMAGRILQMGDMVAAAREAHRIVDEKEREELEAKMASGDFTLDDFKNMMQKVAKPGIMGRMMGLMPGMGQFKDVLESDEASKGINQTIGAINAMTMEERRNPKIIDAHRRNRIARGAGVQTPVVSQLIKQFEVMKPLMQGMAGGGMGDRMKMMQQLQSSGAMSDPSMGMSGLKVKKGTGKRLSPAERAKQKKERDRMLRRQKRKK; via the coding sequence GTGTTTGAGTCCCTTTCCGACGGTCTGCAGTCTGCTTTCAAGAGTTTGTCCGGCAAGGGCAAGCTGACCGAAGGCAATATGCGCGACGGGCTGGAGATCGTCAAAAGATCGATGCTTGAAGCCGACGTCAGCTATGGCGTTGTCGAAGATTTCATGGCCCAGGTCAGCGAGCGAGCGCTGGGGAAACGGGTGCTGCTGAGTCTTCGCCCGCACGAAGAACTGGTCAATATCGTCCACAGCGAGCTGATTTCGATCCTGGGGCCTGTGGACCCGTCGTTGCACCTGAAAAAAGAAGGTCCGACGATCATCATGCTGTGCGGCCTGCAGGGCAGCGGCAAAACAACGACCTGTGGCAAGTTGTCGCAGTTGTTGAAGGAAGAAGACATCACACCGTTGTTGGTCGCCGCCGACCTTCAGCGACCCGCCGCGATCGACCAGTTGCATGTCATTGGCGATCAGCTGGGCGTGCCCGTCTTTAGTGACAAGGGCAATCAGGACCCGGTCAAGGTTTGTAAGGCTGGCGTCGACAAGGCGATCAAAGACGGCAACCGCGTTGTCATTCTGGACACCGCCGGACGTTTGGCGATCGACGAAGAGTTGATGGCCGAGTTGAAGCGGATCGACAAAAAGGTGTCGCCCGACCAGGTCTATCTGGTCGTCGACGGAATGACGGGCCAAGACGCCGTCAACAGTGCCGGGGCGTTCAACGAAGCGTTGGAACTGGACGGCGTCATCATGACGAAGTTGGACGGTGATGCCCGTGGTGGGGCTTTGCTGTCTGTCAAACATGTGACCGGCGTGCCGATCAAGTTCATCGGAACCGGCGAGCATTTTGATGCGTTGGAACCGTTTCGCCCCGAAGGCATGGCGGGCCGGATTTTGCAGATGGGCGATATGGTCGCCGCTGCTCGCGAAGCGCACCGGATCGTCGACGAAAAGGAACGCGAAGAATTAGAAGCCAAGATGGCGTCCGGCGATTTCACGCTGGACGACTTCAAAAACATGATGCAAAAGGTCGCCAAGCCAGGCATCATGGGCCGCATGATGGGGCTGATGCCCGGCATGGGGCAGTTCAAGGATGTGCTGGAAAGCGACGAAGCATCCAAGGGCATCAACCAGACCATCGGCGCGATCAACGCGATGACGATGGAAGAACGTCGCAACCCGAAGATCATCGACGCCCATCGTCGCAACCGGATCGCCCGGGGCGCCGGGGTGCAGACGCCGGTGGTGTCGCAATTGATCAAGCAGTTCGAGGTCATGAAGCCGCTGATGCAGGGCATGGCCGGCGGTGGCATGGGCGACCGGATGAAGATGATGCAGCAGCTGCAGTCCAGTGGCGCGATGTCGGATCCGTCGATGGGCATGAGCGGTTTGAAGGTCAAAAAGGGCACGGGCAAACGATTGAGCCCGGCCGAACGAGCCAAGCAAAAGAAAGAACGCGACCGAATGCTGCGTCGCCAAAAACGAAAGAAATAA